The following are encoded together in the Desulfococcus multivorans genome:
- a CDS encoding metal-dependent transcriptional regulator, which produces MTTHDKGKAGNKPLTPVMEDYLEAIFDLDKEKRVVRVKDIAKRMDVKMPTVSSMLKTLNERGLVAYEKYEHVELTEDGADVGREMRRRHRVLNQFLTEILRIDPKVADQEACKMEHALSADTLDSLIDFMEFIQSCPRTGEKWIEFFEEFRRHGRRPEKCQARCDVFSVGLKKQLEVT; this is translated from the coding sequence ATGACAACCCACGATAAAGGAAAAGCCGGGAACAAGCCCCTGACGCCCGTCATGGAGGACTATCTGGAGGCTATCTTCGACCTGGACAAAGAAAAACGGGTGGTCCGCGTCAAGGATATCGCCAAGAGAATGGATGTGAAGATGCCCACCGTATCCAGCATGCTCAAAACATTGAATGAGCGAGGCCTGGTAGCCTATGAAAAGTACGAGCATGTGGAGCTGACGGAGGATGGGGCGGATGTCGGCAGGGAGATGCGGCGCAGGCATCGTGTGTTGAATCAATTCTTGACCGAGATCCTGAGGATCGATCCGAAAGTCGCCGACCAGGAAGCCTGCAAAATGGAACACGCCCTCAGCGCCGATACGTTGGACAGTCTGATCGATTTTATGGAATTCATTCAGTCGTGTCCCCGAACGGGCGAAAAATGGATCGAGTTTTTTGAAGAGTTCCGGAGGCACGGCCGCAGGCCTGAAAAGTGTCAGGCGCGCTGCGATGTGTTTTCCGTTGGGCTGAAAAAGCAGTTGGAAGTGACGTAG
- a CDS encoding nucleoside recognition domain-containing protein produces the protein MVKKMKDMGAGDRRRVTGYERGLDAYRNKLLPMGLTKGTDGSFGNENSENSALTAVSKTITPLLKPIGVTDGNWPATVGVFTGIFDKEAVGRQPPCRISPSISG, from the coding sequence ATGGTCAAAAAGATGAAGGATATGGGTGCGGGAGACCGGAGGCGCGTCACTGGGTATGAACGCGGCCTCGATGCATACCGGAATAAACTGTTGCCCATGGGCCTCACCAAGGGCACCGACGGCAGCTTCGGCAATGAAAACAGCGAGAATTCCGCCCTGACCGCCGTCAGCAAGACCATCACCCCCCTGCTGAAACCCATCGGCGTCACCGACGGGAACTGGCCGGCCACCGTCGGCGTGTTTACCGGTATTTTCGACAAGGAGGCCGTGGGAAGACAGCCACCCTGCAGGATATCGCCGTCCATTTCAGGATGA
- a CDS encoding DUF3450 domain-containing protein, translating to MMKRTRKRDTGRIRAERCCAILAACTVVLLGGAARIPAAGPGAPPSAGAVLETAESAVDIRRAAQQLRDRWAAEAEKLTAEADALERELARVRWRRNKTAAFTADLEQKTGDLAAAEKAALTLRDDLGPFLDEGIQRLKTFVDRDMPLHPEARDARIRHLSQLADDADADLPAKVSAFLEALSVEIEYGYLTEADAAELEVDGRVIPVRRLSVGRLGLFALAEGGRGAFRWNPGSKRWEPVDDHAARIRQAIEMADRSRLAALVALPIGRPTDAAEDAVK from the coding sequence ATGATGAAACGGACGAGAAAAAGAGACACCGGGCGGATCCGGGCCGAGCGCTGCTGTGCGATCCTTGCCGCGTGCACCGTCGTGCTCCTGGGCGGGGCCGCCCGGATACCGGCCGCGGGACCGGGGGCGCCGCCGTCCGCCGGGGCGGTGCTGGAAACGGCGGAAAGCGCCGTGGACATTCGACGCGCGGCCCAGCAGCTCAGGGACCGATGGGCCGCCGAGGCGGAAAAACTGACGGCGGAAGCCGATGCCCTGGAGCGGGAGTTGGCGCGGGTCCGGTGGCGGCGGAACAAGACGGCGGCCTTTACGGCCGATCTGGAACAGAAGACGGGGGATCTGGCGGCGGCGGAGAAGGCCGCCCTTACCCTGCGGGACGACCTGGGGCCGTTTCTGGATGAGGGGATCCAGCGGCTCAAAACCTTTGTGGACCGGGACATGCCGCTTCATCCTGAAGCGCGGGATGCCCGGATCCGGCATCTTTCTCAGCTCGCCGACGACGCGGACGCCGACTTGCCGGCCAAGGTAAGCGCCTTTCTGGAGGCGCTCTCCGTCGAGATCGAATACGGATATCTCACCGAGGCGGATGCGGCCGAACTCGAAGTCGACGGCCGCGTCATCCCCGTCCGTCGGCTCTCCGTGGGCCGCCTGGGGCTGTTCGCTCTTGCCGAAGGGGGCCGCGGCGCCTTTCGGTGGAACCCTGGATCCAAGCGCTGGGAGCCTGTCGACGATCATGCCGCCCGGATACGGCAGGCGATCGAGATGGCGGACCGCTCCCGTCTGGCCGCTCTGGTGGCGCTGCCCATCGGGCGTCCGACGGATGCCGCGGAGGACGCGGTCAAATGA
- a CDS encoding tetratricopeptide repeat protein, whose product MKRFWMILMLMGACCTAGPLWAGPPPACPEPPAVDGELFSVLEKARKSMAAGRNRAALEMLSAYAARHPDRQHYHLSFCMGTACYRLRQTARAEDCFTSAAALLPCRPEVWENIGAVRAAMGNHAGAAAALSVAYRLSPPDRKGWRNLGDLYRLAGVPRAAARAYLKAFGKDPDPKALDLISDTWLAARNLEQALEAARLAADRAPTVKRWARVGDICFHLGDLQDSIVAYRKGAALDDGDGRMYLMEGMVALKLKRLTDAEACFARAMDKAAPKSKTARNAARWMQALQASRKNAASNESGVN is encoded by the coding sequence ATGAAACGGTTTTGGATGATCCTGATGCTGATGGGGGCGTGCTGCACGGCAGGCCCCCTTTGGGCCGGTCCCCCGCCGGCATGCCCCGAACCGCCGGCCGTGGATGGGGAGCTTTTCAGCGTTCTGGAAAAGGCCCGTAAATCCATGGCCGCGGGCCGGAACCGGGCAGCCCTGGAGATGCTTTCGGCCTATGCCGCCCGCCACCCGGATCGGCAGCATTACCACCTGTCTTTCTGCATGGGAACCGCCTGTTATCGCCTGCGGCAGACGGCCCGGGCCGAGGACTGCTTCACGTCCGCCGCGGCGCTGTTGCCCTGCCGGCCGGAGGTCTGGGAGAATATCGGGGCGGTACGCGCCGCAATGGGCAACCATGCCGGGGCGGCGGCGGCCCTCTCCGTCGCCTACCGCCTTTCTCCGCCGGACCGGAAGGGGTGGCGGAACCTGGGGGATCTCTATCGGCTGGCGGGGGTGCCCAGGGCGGCGGCCCGGGCATATCTGAAGGCCTTTGGAAAGGACCCCGACCCGAAGGCGTTGGACCTGATATCCGACACCTGGCTGGCGGCCCGGAACCTGGAGCAGGCCCTGGAGGCCGCCCGTCTGGCCGCTGACAGGGCTCCGACGGTGAAACGCTGGGCCCGCGTAGGGGACATCTGCTTCCACCTGGGGGATCTCCAGGACAGCATCGTCGCATACCGGAAGGGCGCGGCCCTTGATGACGGCGACGGCAGGATGTACCTCATGGAGGGCATGGTTGCCTTGAAGTTGAAGCGGCTCACGGACGCGGAGGCCTGCTTTGCCCGGGCCATGGACAAGGCGGCCCCCAAAAGCAAAACCGCCCGGAACGCCGCCAGATGGATGCAGGCGCTGCAGGCATCCCGAAAAAATGCCGCTTCCAATGAAAGCGGCGTCAATTGA
- a CDS encoding MotA/TolQ/ExbB proton channel family protein, producing MNGLEAVAAYTRAGGPVMIPLIVVSLLMWQMVVMKSLWLFRVRRHPLRIADAPARMAGRDRAPEAGPEGSRTAVLAYFLEHRTGDPETDRILWEVAVRRQISRLDRYLPAIRVLGAVAPLLGLLGTVSGMVETFQVIGFQGTGNSQALASGIQEALITTQTGLLIAIPGLFAGQVLTQKVREIEGELMVFHRAVDQWLTAPRDRLPMHGKQNGKGGTGC from the coding sequence GTGAACGGGCTGGAAGCCGTGGCCGCCTATACCCGGGCCGGCGGTCCCGTCATGATCCCCCTGATCGTCGTTTCACTCCTGATGTGGCAGATGGTGGTGATGAAGAGCCTCTGGCTGTTCCGGGTGCGCCGTCATCCCCTCAGGATCGCCGATGCGCCGGCGCGGATGGCGGGCCGGGATAGAGCGCCCGAGGCGGGGCCGGAAGGATCCCGGACGGCGGTCCTGGCCTATTTTCTGGAACACCGCACAGGAGATCCGGAGACGGATCGGATCCTGTGGGAGGTCGCGGTTCGGCGGCAGATTTCCCGTCTGGACCGCTATCTCCCGGCGATCCGGGTTTTGGGTGCGGTGGCGCCGCTTCTGGGCCTCCTGGGCACGGTGAGCGGGATGGTGGAGACCTTTCAGGTCATCGGATTCCAGGGGACCGGGAACAGCCAGGCCCTGGCGTCCGGGATCCAGGAGGCTCTCATTACGACCCAGACCGGATTGCTCATCGCCATTCCCGGTCTCTTTGCCGGACAGGTCCTGACCCAGAAGGTGCGGGAGATCGAAGGCGAACTCATGGTGTTTCACCGGGCCGTGGATCAATGGCTGACGGCGCCGCGGGACAGATTGCCCATGCATGGAAAACAGAATGGAAAAGGGGGGACGGGATGCTGA
- a CDS encoding carbohydrate porin, whose amino-acid sequence MKTKTHQFLKGLISLSLLVVLAAPGRAYDITDRFSINGVGAGVYQYQWADAAADGDIGRGAALFQPEFSLKLTETDEISAVFGFAAGNGLNEVTGFSPAPWAADLEDDVKDINGRNRDYLLTLWYKHTFVFGENHSLGVTGGIIDATAYIDENAFANDEYTQFMNEALVNSSVGFLPSYDIGGAVEWEFGNFDFTVLGMNIGENDDGNSYHYFGGQAACKLSTAMGDGNYRLIIGGTSEDFPDEAGDTEGLFGVTFSFDQEFGDVFGAWIRLGWQEDKAPVDYDALYSGGLNITGRWYNREADNIGLGYAYLKGKNGIDGSQVGEIYWRVVLNDYVAVTADLQYMKDEYDAEETADIDGWIAGVRMTVEF is encoded by the coding sequence ATGAAGACAAAGACGCATCAATTTCTCAAAGGTCTTATTTCGCTGTCGCTGCTGGTGGTGCTCGCCGCACCCGGTCGGGCGTATGATATCACGGACCGGTTTTCAATCAACGGCGTGGGTGCCGGCGTTTACCAGTACCAATGGGCGGATGCTGCTGCTGACGGTGACATCGGTCGCGGCGCAGCCCTCTTCCAGCCGGAGTTCAGCCTGAAGCTCACGGAGACCGATGAGATTTCGGCCGTTTTCGGTTTCGCGGCCGGAAACGGCCTGAACGAAGTGACGGGCTTCTCCCCGGCGCCATGGGCCGCGGACCTGGAGGATGACGTCAAGGACATCAACGGGCGCAACCGGGATTATCTGCTCACCCTGTGGTACAAGCACACCTTCGTCTTTGGTGAAAATCATTCCCTGGGTGTCACGGGGGGCATCATCGACGCCACCGCCTACATCGATGAGAACGCCTTTGCCAACGACGAGTACACCCAGTTCATGAACGAGGCCCTGGTGAATTCATCCGTCGGCTTTTTGCCTTCCTACGATATCGGGGGCGCGGTGGAATGGGAGTTCGGGAATTTCGATTTCACGGTGCTCGGGATGAATATCGGCGAAAATGATGACGGCAACAGCTACCATTATTTTGGGGGTCAGGCCGCCTGTAAACTGTCCACCGCCATGGGCGACGGCAACTACCGGCTGATTATCGGCGGCACCAGCGAGGATTTCCCGGACGAAGCAGGTGATACGGAAGGCCTCTTCGGCGTCACTTTCTCCTTCGACCAGGAATTCGGCGATGTCTTCGGCGCCTGGATCCGGCTGGGGTGGCAGGAAGACAAGGCTCCCGTCGATTATGATGCCCTCTACTCCGGAGGCTTGAACATCACCGGCAGATGGTACAACCGGGAAGCGGACAATATCGGCCTGGGGTATGCTTACCTGAAAGGCAAAAACGGCATCGACGGCAGCCAGGTCGGCGAGATCTACTGGCGGGTCGTGCTTAACGATTATGTCGCCGTTACGGCCGATTTGCAGTACATGAAGGATGAATACGACGCGGAAGAGACGGCGGATATCGACGGCTGGATCGCCGGTGTTCGGATGACCGTCGAATTCTGA
- the modC gene encoding molybdenum ABC transporter ATP-binding protein, with amino-acid sequence MDIRINHRQGGFTLDVAFRGAPSGVTALYGPSGAGKTSVVNMVAGLLKPDAGRIAVNGLCLFDSARHIDLPPEKRRIGYVFQDGRLLPHLSVRSNLTYGMHRTPARRRFVKFDPVVELLGIGRLLDRRPSKLSGGEKQRVAIGRALLTSPALLLMDEPLAALDPARKAEVLPFVMRLGREFAIPILYVSHALDEILHLAVRMVLIQEGRVLAEDDPEVLLSRSDLQSHLGRSETESVISAVVDEPEDAFGLTRLRFGGHTLKVQQFQAARGESVRVRIPARQVAVALSPPRRTSFQNVFPGEIREIWDHGAPFVDVRLDIGRPLWARITRQSLSELNLKPGRPVFALIKSVAVSPGPSDASREKEPSLVVVDA; translated from the coding sequence GTGGACATCCGCATCAATCACCGGCAGGGCGGTTTCACGCTGGATGTTGCGTTCCGGGGCGCCCCCTCGGGCGTGACGGCGCTCTACGGCCCCTCCGGCGCGGGGAAGACCTCCGTCGTCAACATGGTGGCCGGTCTGCTGAAGCCCGACGCCGGCCGCATCGCCGTCAACGGTCTCTGCCTCTTCGATTCGGCGCGGCATATCGATCTGCCGCCGGAAAAACGCCGCATCGGCTATGTGTTCCAGGACGGCCGCCTCCTGCCCCACCTCTCGGTGCGATCCAATCTGACCTATGGGATGCACCGCACGCCGGCAAGGCGACGCTTCGTCAAATTCGATCCGGTGGTGGAACTTCTCGGCATCGGCCGCCTGCTCGACCGCCGGCCGTCAAAGCTTTCCGGCGGCGAGAAACAGCGGGTGGCCATCGGACGCGCCCTCCTGACCAGCCCGGCACTGCTGCTCATGGACGAACCCCTGGCAGCACTGGACCCGGCGCGCAAGGCCGAGGTGCTGCCCTTTGTCATGCGGTTGGGCCGCGAATTCGCCATTCCGATCCTCTACGTCAGCCATGCCCTGGACGAAATCCTCCATCTGGCCGTCCGCATGGTCCTGATTCAGGAAGGGCGCGTTCTGGCCGAGGACGATCCGGAAGTCCTGCTCTCCCGGTCGGATCTTCAATCCCATCTCGGCCGGAGCGAAACCGAATCGGTCATCTCCGCCGTGGTCGACGAGCCGGAGGACGCATTCGGCCTGACCCGCCTCCGCTTCGGTGGCCACACCCTCAAGGTGCAGCAATTTCAGGCCGCCAGGGGGGAATCGGTGCGCGTGCGTATCCCGGCCCGCCAGGTGGCCGTTGCGCTGTCGCCGCCGCGACGGACCAGTTTCCAGAACGTCTTCCCGGGGGAGATCCGGGAGATATGGGATCACGGCGCGCCTTTCGTGGACGTCCGTCTGGACATCGGGCGTCCCCTGTGGGCACGGATCACCCGCCAGTCCCTGTCGGAACTGAACCTGAAGCCCGGCCGGCCGGTGTTCGCCCTGATCAAGAGCGTAGCGGTTTCTCCGGGACCGTCGGACGCATCCCGCGAAAAAGAACCTTCCCTCGTGGTTGTCGACGCCTGA
- a CDS encoding ExbD/TolR family protein translates to MLRSRGRFGAGRALAESTEVDINMAPLIDMIFILLIFFLVTASFVRESGVTVQRPEAASAAPGDAVGLMIGVTTAGEVFVDGRPVELRNLRAVVALFLMENPGGGVLIEADRACSTGRLVAVLDQCRLAGAENTAVSAVAPSP, encoded by the coding sequence ATGCTGAGATCGAGAGGACGGTTCGGGGCCGGACGGGCATTGGCGGAGAGCACCGAGGTGGACATCAACATGGCGCCCCTCATCGATATGATCTTCATCCTCCTCATCTTTTTTCTGGTTACGGCCAGTTTCGTCCGTGAGAGCGGCGTCACGGTCCAGCGGCCCGAGGCGGCGTCGGCCGCACCCGGAGACGCGGTGGGCCTGATGATCGGCGTGACGACGGCCGGGGAGGTCTTCGTCGACGGCCGTCCCGTGGAGCTGCGGAACCTGCGGGCCGTCGTCGCGCTGTTTCTCATGGAGAACCCCGGCGGCGGGGTCCTGATCGAGGCGGATCGGGCGTGCAGCACGGGTCGGCTGGTGGCCGTCCTGGATCAGTGCCGGCTGGCCGGGGCGGAAAACACGGCCGTGTCCGCCGTGGCGCCGTCGCCGTGA
- a CDS encoding MotA/TolQ/ExbB proton channel family protein yields the protein MRRVILLWLMMLLLPAGVSARSDDFSRVGREVDADLAEARREKARVESEIASARAEWNEKIRDLKIRLAAERSELAGEEADLAEMRDRREASAQALEGHAADMKALSGVVIEFVRNFLGLAERSPYTAERPERLTKLKALLQKEQRLGVSDIRLLVDLAFEDMAASGRMLRRTGEILDREGRPVQAEILRLGHLSALFDQDGAAGYLHPSPVSGRLMAAAPPGFGTERALKRFLEGETDTVPMDISGGSVLGQLSHRTSLWEDIQGGGFLVWPILLVGIAAVVLVVERLYFLGRVRQNTDVLMGDVTDLVAAGDVEGAMAAADTQAGRPTANVIKAGLGVENEPREVIESSLGEAILRETPRLERFLPALKVLAAVAPLLGLLGTVTGMINTFKVITIHGTGDPRLMAGGISEALITTELGLAVAIPIMLAAAFLGRKAQNIAADMEEKAMAMTAALLKRQRNGR from the coding sequence ATGAGGCGCGTTATTCTGCTGTGGCTGATGATGCTCCTTCTGCCGGCCGGGGTTTCGGCCCGGTCCGACGATTTTTCCCGGGTCGGCCGCGAGGTGGACGCGGACCTGGCCGAGGCGAGGCGCGAGAAGGCCCGCGTCGAATCTGAAATCGCCTCGGCACGGGCCGAATGGAACGAAAAGATTCGTGATCTCAAGATCCGTCTGGCGGCCGAGCGGTCCGAACTGGCCGGGGAAGAGGCGGATCTGGCGGAAATGCGGGACCGGCGGGAGGCGTCGGCGCAAGCCCTCGAGGGCCATGCCGCGGATATGAAGGCCCTTTCGGGTGTCGTGATCGAATTCGTGCGGAATTTTCTGGGGCTGGCCGAACGATCGCCTTACACGGCGGAGCGTCCCGAGCGGTTGACGAAACTGAAGGCGCTGCTCCAAAAAGAGCAGCGCCTGGGGGTGTCGGATATTCGGCTTCTGGTGGATCTGGCCTTCGAGGACATGGCGGCATCGGGCCGGATGCTTCGAAGAACCGGCGAGATTCTCGACCGGGAGGGGCGGCCGGTCCAGGCGGAGATTCTGCGGCTGGGGCATCTCTCGGCCCTTTTCGATCAGGACGGGGCGGCCGGTTATCTCCACCCGAGCCCTGTTTCCGGGAGGCTCATGGCCGCGGCGCCCCCCGGCTTCGGTACCGAAAGAGCGCTCAAGCGGTTTCTGGAAGGAGAGACCGATACCGTCCCCATGGACATCTCGGGCGGTTCGGTCCTCGGACAGCTTTCCCACCGGACAAGCCTCTGGGAGGACATCCAGGGCGGCGGCTTTCTGGTCTGGCCGATCCTCCTGGTGGGCATTGCCGCGGTCGTGCTCGTTGTGGAGCGGCTCTATTTTCTGGGGCGGGTCCGCCAGAACACCGACGTCCTGATGGGCGACGTCACCGATCTGGTGGCCGCGGGCGATGTCGAGGGGGCCATGGCCGCAGCCGATACGCAGGCGGGCCGCCCGACCGCCAATGTCATCAAGGCGGGCCTGGGCGTGGAGAACGAGCCCCGGGAGGTCATTGAAAGCAGCCTGGGCGAGGCGATCCTGAGGGAGACGCCCCGACTGGAGCGGTTCCTGCCGGCCCTGAAGGTTCTGGCGGCCGTGGCCCCGCTTCTGGGCCTGCTCGGGACCGTGACGGGCATGATCAACACCTTCAAGGTCATCACCATCCACGGCACCGGAGACCCCCGGCTCATGGCGGGCGGGATCAGCGAGGCCCTCATCACCACCGAACTGGGCCTTGCCGTAGCCATTCCCATCATGCTGGCGGCCGCTTTTCTGGGGCGCAAGGCCCAGAACATCGCCGCCGACATGGAGGAGAAGGCGATGGCGATGACGGCGGCCCTCCTGAAACGGCAAAGGAACGGCCGGTGA
- a CDS encoding FeoC-like transcriptional regulator codes for MTTDAVTPMVDLWIRKGKVRKHDSNPGCQKGCCRCDPSSIVTYEWVD; via the coding sequence ATGACGACGGACGCCGTCACGCCAATGGTGGACCTGTGGATTCGAAAGGGGAAGGTGAGAAAGCACGACAGCAACCCTGGATGTCAAAAAGGCTGCTGCAGGTGCGACCCATCATCCATTGTCACCTATGAATGGGTCGATTGA
- the modA gene encoding molybdate ABC transporter substrate-binding protein: protein MASLKCVLRLLVMVMMVPAGIMGLDAFVGSGAAAETDVLVFAAASTTNALTEIGEQYTAAHPGRRITPSFASSSALAKQIESGAPADIFLSANRKWMDYLAEKDLIATESRFDLLGNRIVLIAPIKSTMPSITVVPGFSLAAALGADGRLSLGDPDHVPAGIYGKKALENLGGWDAVKDRLAPMKDVRAALVLVERGEAPLGLVYATDAAISKKVRVVGTFPEDSHPPIVYPAAAVSGGKTAASRHFLDFLRSPAARMIFEKYGFVVR, encoded by the coding sequence ATGGCATCGTTAAAATGTGTGTTGCGTCTCCTGGTCATGGTGATGATGGTGCCGGCCGGAATAATGGGGCTGGATGCGTTCGTTGGATCCGGAGCCGCCGCGGAAACCGATGTCCTGGTCTTTGCCGCGGCCTCCACCACCAACGCCCTCACTGAAATCGGCGAACAGTATACGGCAGCACATCCCGGCCGGCGCATCACCCCGTCGTTCGCCTCATCCTCCGCGCTGGCCAAGCAGATCGAAAGCGGGGCACCGGCGGATATCTTTCTTTCGGCCAACCGGAAATGGATGGACTACCTGGCGGAGAAGGACCTGATCGCGACAGAAAGCCGCTTCGATCTCCTGGGCAACCGGATCGTATTGATCGCGCCGATCAAGAGCACGATGCCGTCGATCACGGTGGTGCCCGGTTTTTCGCTCGCCGCCGCCCTGGGCGCGGACGGCCGCCTCTCCCTGGGGGACCCCGATCACGTGCCGGCCGGCATTTACGGCAAGAAGGCGCTTGAAAATCTGGGCGGCTGGGATGCGGTCAAGGATCGGCTGGCGCCCATGAAGGATGTGCGCGCGGCCCTGGTGCTGGTGGAACGCGGGGAGGCCCCCCTGGGGCTGGTCTATGCCACCGATGCCGCGATTTCGAAGAAAGTGCGCGTGGTGGGAACGTTTCCCGAGGACAGTCATCCGCCCATCGTCTATCCCGCGGCGGCGGTGTCCGGCGGCAAAACCGCCGCGTCCCGGCATTTTCTCGATTTTTTAAGATCCCCGGCCGCCCGGATGATTTTTGAAAAATACGGGTTTGTCGTGCGGTGA
- the modB gene encoding molybdate ABC transporter permease subunit, with the protein MTPVELEALELSLWVSGWAVAVSLPAGILTAWVLARRRFPGRNLLDGLVHLPLVLPPVVIGYLLLVMLGRNGIIGGPLDRYLGVVLAFNWKGAALAAAVMAFPLLVRAVRLSLEGVDPGLEAAARTLGAGPVRVFFTVTLPLMVPGIITGGILAFARSLGEFGATITFVSNIRGQTQTLPLALYTLTQVPDGETGAMRLCLLSVLIAMAALVFSEISARKFAARMAG; encoded by the coding sequence TTGACGCCGGTTGAACTGGAAGCTCTCGAACTCAGCCTCTGGGTGTCGGGCTGGGCCGTGGCCGTCAGCCTTCCGGCGGGAATCCTGACGGCCTGGGTTCTGGCGCGCCGCCGCTTTCCCGGCAGAAACCTGCTGGACGGACTGGTGCATCTGCCCCTGGTGCTCCCGCCGGTGGTCATCGGATACCTGCTGCTGGTGATGCTGGGGCGGAACGGCATCATCGGCGGACCCCTGGACCGTTACCTGGGGGTCGTCCTGGCCTTCAACTGGAAAGGGGCCGCCCTGGCGGCGGCCGTCATGGCATTCCCGCTTCTGGTCCGCGCCGTGCGGCTCTCCCTGGAAGGCGTGGACCCCGGGCTGGAGGCGGCGGCCCGCACCCTAGGCGCCGGTCCGGTTCGGGTCTTCTTCACCGTCACCCTGCCGCTGATGGTGCCGGGCATCATCACCGGGGGCATCCTCGCGTTTGCCCGGAGTCTGGGAGAATTCGGCGCCACCATCACCTTCGTCTCCAACATCCGGGGACAGACCCAGACCCTGCCGCTGGCCCTCTACACCCTGACCCAGGTCCCGGACGGAGAAACGGGGGCTATGCGGCTCTGCCTCCTGTCGGTGCTCATCGCCATGGCTGCGCTGGTGTTCTCTGAAATATCGGCCCGGAAATTCGCCGCCCGCATGGCGGGATAA
- a CDS encoding energy transducer TonB, whose amino-acid sequence MTSKPGTGGREVLVGIGFSLMLNLIIFALAPLLLDQDVRTDRPVPETLDLRIPLRSKSTPGPETQPAPEPPEPPELLLTPPEIPAPAESSVLEPPDLATAEAPPPVLLETAPVKVSAPRPLPAGPAKKAAVAVPVSGRSTNDASPAVPGADTPRETGDAMRGYAMDQVDTIPAVMGQPRPDYPYRARRRNIEGWVKIRFLVDREGRVHDLTILSSSPRNVFDAAVREAIPRWRFNPGIRSGRPVDVWVETTIQFKLD is encoded by the coding sequence GTGACGTCCAAACCGGGAACGGGAGGGCGCGAGGTTCTTGTGGGGATCGGCTTTTCGCTGATGCTCAACCTGATCATTTTCGCCCTGGCGCCGCTTCTTCTGGACCAGGATGTCCGCACGGACCGGCCTGTCCCGGAAACCCTCGATCTGCGGATTCCGTTGCGCAGCAAGTCCACGCCCGGGCCGGAGACGCAGCCCGCTCCGGAGCCTCCGGAACCCCCGGAACTTCTCTTGACGCCGCCGGAGATTCCGGCGCCGGCCGAGTCTTCGGTATTGGAGCCGCCCGACTTGGCAACCGCGGAAGCGCCCCCGCCGGTGCTCCTGGAAACGGCGCCGGTCAAGGTTTCCGCTCCCAGGCCTCTGCCCGCCGGGCCTGCGAAGAAGGCCGCCGTTGCCGTGCCGGTGTCTGGCCGCTCCACGAACGATGCTTCCCCGGCGGTCCCCGGGGCCGACACCCCAAGGGAGACCGGCGATGCGATGCGGGGATATGCCATGGACCAGGTCGACACGATACCCGCCGTCATGGGGCAGCCCAGACCCGACTACCCTTACCGGGCAAGGCGCCGCAACATCGAGGGGTGGGTGAAGATCCGATTCCTGGTGGACAGGGAAGGACGGGTCCACGACCTGACCATCCTCTCGTCATCTCCGAGGAATGTTTTCGATGCCGCCGTTCGGGAGGCGATCCCCCGATGGCGCTTCAACCCGGGGATCCGGTCCGGGCGGCCCGTGGACGTATGGGTGGAGACCACCATTCAATTCAAACTCGATTGA